Within the Telopea speciosissima isolate NSW1024214 ecotype Mountain lineage chromosome 4, Tspe_v1, whole genome shotgun sequence genome, the region AGTCAGCTGGGCCAGTCTTCAGGATACTGGTTATGGGTGATATTCAGAGGAATAACAATGGGGCTCATTATAAAAATCTTAAGAGTCTTTTTAGCTTGATTTTGGGTCATTATTTCTTTTTGTCCCCTCCACCTGGACATCTTTTTTGATCAACTATGACAGATGCCCATAGAAGAGGCTGGGGCCTATGATGGTGCGGCTTTTTCAGGACTAGCTCACCTGTGGTTGTTCTGGCTTTTTGGGACCTGTTGGGGGCGTAGACTTGCCAATGGTTGGTGTCATAGGGGAATGAGTGGTCTTTGAGGTTCTCAGACATGGTGAAATCAGCCTACATTATTCCCAATCGCCTTACCAAATTCAGAATGGTAGACAATTTGTGTGATTGAATCATGCAGGAGCTGCCTGCACACTGAAAATTtaccctttatttttggtttgaccACCTACCACTTAGTCATGATTGAATGGTAGACAATTTGTGTGATTGAATCATGCAGGAGCTGCCTGCACACTGAAAATTtaccctttatttttggtttgaccACCTACCCCTTAGTCATGATGCTGCCCTTGTGCTTTATATTACTCTTATATAATGAATAAATCTTATTATCTATAAAGAGGAAGTCTTCTGTATGGTGGTAGTGGGTAGTGGGGATTTAACATTTGCATGATGATACCTATGTGAGCTTTCACCTTGAATGGCTATTACTAGAGATACCTTATGTGTCTGTGttgttgtgggggggggggggggggaagggtgaCAGAATTATTGATGTACCTTCATTGTTAATTAATATGGCTTCGTCTATCATTATTTGCCAAACATTAATTGATTTGATATCTCTGTATCATTGTAGGCAAGAAATAATGCCTGTGTATTGATCTCTGGGTCCTTATCCCTCTTCAGCAATCGGTATGTAGTACCTTCTAGTTGTTCTGGATTTGCTTTTAAAGTATACTAAATTACTAATATCTTCTGATAATGCATACTTTTGTGATTTAGATTTCTTAGATCAGGTGTTCAGGAGGCTGGAAGTTCAATCAAGTGAGTGAGttgatttatttacttatttttaattttttttatggtctTTATCTTGTTTATTGGTCTACGGGGCCTCTGTTATATTACTTTTGCTTTGGACTTTTCatctttgaaaaatattaatgTCCAGAGCAATGTATAGTTGTATACTGTGGTGGTCTGCTAAATCAGTATTCCACAATCGGATGCCATTATATGCTACTATAGTTAGTTTCTTATGACTTAGACATGGACATGGACAAGTACTGGTGTTTTATATGATTATTAGATATTGCATTGCCCGTCTTGACAAAACATGTCTGATTATTGTTGCAGTAGCATAAAAATTAAGTGTAGTTttataatatgaaaaaaaaaaaatatatatatatatatattaaaaaatgtCCAAGTATAAATTTCCATTATCCTAGCTACCTagggcatgtgttaactttCCATTTATCTTACTTCTAAATAATGATTATTACTTGATTGGATTATTCATTTGAGTGATATGCTGGTTTATGCAATGTTGCCtcataattattacatgtttggTAGCCAATTTTGGCCCTTTGTTGGATTATTCATTAGCCTATGTCCCACCATTATGTTATACATAGACCCACATATGCCCTGTTTGTGTCTAATTAGGTATCCTGGTTTAGGCAGTTTTTGATGGGATCTGAGAAGCCATACTCCTTTGATGCTACACCCCGCCCctccacccccccaaaaaaaaaaaaaagagaaaaaatcattgatTGATCTTTTGATGGACTGTGGTGTATGTTTTGGTCCATGTGTTAGTGGAAATAccccaaggagtggaaatttaTTCTGAAAATATTGTTAAGACTCTTtattggtcccccccccccccccccccccaaaaaaaaaagaaaaagaaaaaaaagagaggataaAAGGCAAGAGAAACTGCAGGAGATGTGCATGGATATTTTAGCAAATAAAACTTGTATGTGGGTGCCAAGGCCTCAGATGAGGAGCTGGAAATGGTTATTCAATACTATCTTTTTAGCCTGGCAATTTCAATTGACTGAGGGTCATAATGAGGACTGCCTCAACCCGAGCTTCAAAATATTCAGCCATCACATGGAAAATTTACTTTTAGTCAGAGAAATCACAACTAAGGATATGGTCCTTTACCATTAAAGTAAAAATTCGTGATGGTTAGGAAGATGATTTATGTGAAAGCAACGAGCTCTTTCCCTATAAAGGTCCTGATGGTAGAAGGATGATTGAAAATACAAGATGACAATTGACAATCTTGGTTTGGAAGTTGGAATTAGGTTCTTCCGCTTTTGTTGTGACCTTGTGGGAATTACCTGTGGAGCTTCTTGCTCTTCCGAGTTGACATCACTAGCAAAGGTGTTCATGCCTTGGTTGTTAAAGTTGCTCCCTGCCACTTCGAATGAAAAAATGGACAAGTCTACTAAGGAAGGTCAAGAGTATCCAGAGAGCAATGAGTATGGATGGGAAGGAAGACCACAGGTGTtcatgcatagtctgggtcttgtgccaagtatgacctcagatagagcctattggagggcaggGATCCATGTtgtcgaccccatttagctgagattttcctgaagTAGTAACACCacttggtggtgattccagtcaaaccttattgtGGTGATTCAGTAGGTTGGGTATGGTGGTGTCCCCTATATGCGATCTTGTTGTGATTGATCTCACTGGCTTTACTGGTTCAATATTACTTATATTCTTTGAACTCTCTGTCTTGTATCTTAGCTGTTCTTTTTGCAATGAAATCTTTGTTacttatcacaaaaaaaaaagttgaacaGACTGAAGTGGGATTATTCAGCAATAACTTAATTTAATAACCACTTGTTTTGGAATTTATTGCGATAttttatgacatttttttttattaatcttAAACAACACTTTACATAGAATCTAGGTTTTGGTTTTCTGGATAAATTAGTTTGTAACTGCAGGACAGTGAGATAAGTTTTGAGTATCCAACCAGAATTTGTGCATCTGCCATCTTAGATGTTTGTGAAACAAATATCCTGTTAATGGCTGGACACTCATGGAAAATCTACTTTGTGATAACAGATTTGTGAAATCTGGGAATGAGCTGTTTGTTACTGAACTCagtaaatggatcttccatgAAAGGGGTCATCTCAAGGTGAGTCATTTCAGTAAATTCTCTTGTTCTTGCTCTCCACTTTAATCAAACCGATCTATCAAATTCACTGGATGGTAGCGAACATATTGTAGATAAATAAGAAAggccacctttttttttttatttctcatttcCAACACTTAAAAAAATTGGTTACTATGGTTAAATATTTATTTGCAAGAATATACTTTGCATCATCATCTTGCAGTGCATCTCAGTAAGTCACCTTTCTATTTTGTAGGCAGTGAATGTTAGGCACCACAAAGTTGGGGAACAGATGAACCAGCAATCTACAGGATCAGTGATGACCTGGTAATTGGCTACCACCCTTTTCCATGCCATGCCATGGCATGCCAAGCATCATCGGTTGAAAATAAAACAACCCCACCCCACAAATAGGGTAAAAGCTTTTGGTTGCCTCTTACGTGCTTCTCTATTTCTGGTTGAAGGAGTACTCTGTGGAGGTCTATGAGTGGTCTGGATCCAGCTGGGAACCATATACGGCCGATGATGTCCAAGTGCAATTCTACATGATGAGCCCCTATGTGTTGAAAACTTTATCAACTGATGGGAAGGTACTCATTTTGATCTCCAAGTTGCAGTTACGTGTGAGCTTACGCTttcaatgaaaattgaaaactaAGCTTGCGTGCGCTTTCAGTGAAAACTAGCTCTACATGTGGACCTGTTTTGTTGCAGGGTCGCTATTTTACTTCATTCAAGGTACCAGATGTTTATGGAGTTTTCCAATTCAAGGTTGAATACCAGAGGCTTGGATATACAAGCTTGTCTCTTTCGAAGCAGGTATGGATATACTTTTTATGTAATATGTTTTTGTATGTTCTGTATATATAATCCTATGCTGCTAACCTAACAACTTGAGCCCTAGATTGCTCCTAGTCTGCTCTTGTGATAACGCCAGATGCCACTGCTGCTCATTTTCAGACTGTTTTTCCCTATTAATAGAAATCCAAATCGTGGTCTgtcccctccccaccccccccccccccggtgtTTATTTCTGTGTTTGTCTTTTCTACTGGAAAGCACACCTACCAGTATTCTTTGAGGAAAAACCACAGAGAAACTTTTGCCTCTTTGTTATTTAATAAGTCTCCATGTTCTTTTATTGAGTCgctatccatatatatatataactcatGTGACGTTGGCAAGAATCCTGGTTTGTGGCCAGTACCATGTCATTTTaatttagaaataatttataacacattagtcaaaaaaaaaaatttcttgtttgTACTTCAAACATTTGGAATTCTTGCATTGCAGACACAACGAGTATGAAAGATTTATAACGACAGCTTTTCCTTATTATGGAGCTTCATTTTCATCAGTAAGATCTCTTTCCATCCTCCATGAGATGATCAGCTTCTCAAGTTTTCTTAAATAGCATTTCCTCTGACATTACTTGGGTTTGGTTGTAGATGGCaggcttcttcatcttcaccaTGGTCTACCTGTACAACAAATAGCTCCAAGGCCATTTACATTCAAGTGAACTTTCTGTTGATAATGCAGAAATTCTTAAATTACAAAGAAGTTTTGACTAAGCAGGGTAATCATACAATTGTTCACAAATTTTATTTACAAAGTAGTTAATAGTCTAATCAAATGCCTTCAACATTCATTTCATCGTCACTGCTCATGTTgacatcttcatcatcacttgCTTCTTCTTGCTGACCTTGGATGTCATCTGCCTTAGCATACCACTCACAGTGCTCTGTTATATTCACAAGTGAGAAATAGTACATCAGAGTACTGACCCAAGAAGATCGATTGTCTCATGCATGCAAAATTGGCTTCATTAATTTTGATCAACATTGATGTGCCTAGCAGCTAGAAGTAGGAAGATGAAAAGGTTATTTTATGAACAACATTGTAGACCTTCTATTCTCTTAGATTAATGCATTTTCTctttccacccaaaaaaacaaaaaaaaaaaagtgcctAGCGGCTGTAAAATCTACTGGCAACATATATAGGTTGTGCAGTTGTGGTTGATGAAACCAAACCTTAATACTATTAGTAGTTGTGCAACAGGTACTGAACCAAAACTTATTGGATTAATATGTGACTGAATGGCAGTTTGAAGAAACATCACATAGGCTAAAGTCCTACGAAAATAATGGTGATGGGTAGAGCATTGGTCTTTGGAACTTCCAATTTCTCGGATGGTTCAGGGCATAGTAGATTGGATGGTCAGGTGCATGCAGCTCAGAAATCCGTTTACACAATCTTTCTCATGAGGGACTACAATGGCTTATAGAATGGAGATAGTGTTGGGTAAGTCGAATTGTACCTTTTACTTTTCGCTCGTAACCTTCGCGGTCTCTTGTCATCATGGCTGCTGCTTCACCATTCAAAGGATcagatggatttggatagaGCAATAGCTGAGGAAGAAACACCTCGAAAATGTTTACGAGATCTGTTTGGAAAGCAACGGTAGACATGGTGGAGTTAGAGCAGTTATAGTCCAATAACTAACACAAGCAAATGATTTATACTCCATATCCAAATTAGGCAATGAAAATTTTTACACAAGAGAGTAGTTTCtttggggaggaggaggagagtgGTTACCGAACATAGGGCTCCATGTTTGGTTGATAACGTCAAGACAGACTGACCCGGATCTGTTTGACAAAGAAAACATTAAGAAAGCTAAATTATTATTATGTCTCAAGGGGTGAGTGAGTGACTGAGGGGTTCAGCGACCATTTACATGCCTCTCGTCAATGTTGGGGTGGTAGAactgaccacttacccattgCCTTGGAAAATGTGTCCAGGCAGTGGGTAAGTGAtcatttcagctcccatgtgagggattgtaggggaattggagggcgtcagaattgtaggagataaaaattcaaccCATAATCATATCTACAGTACAAGTGTACACATATAAAAAGCCATCAATCATCAACCAACGAAAGACACAATATTGAATGGATCCATCACTAACCCAAACCAGAAAATAATTTAAGACGGAATTTTATCTCCTATCTGGGACTGGAACAGAACTTTCTACTTGTACATAGCCTAGATAGAAAGTATATAGATATGTAGAAAGGgatgaaagggagaagaaacaaatttaCAGTTTCATGACGTCCATATCTCTTctcttgcttggagaagacatctctttctcttcccctcgATCTTCTCTCTTCAAATTAGCTTCGAAGAGTTAACGACCTTTCGATCTCTAATTCTCTAGCCTGCAACTGTTTCCtgcaacttgaacaaaataatAGTAACTCGATCAAAATAGAGAAGGGAAAAAGGCTGAAAGAAGATCTGAAACAAACAACCGTGAATATGCGATCAGGGATCATGAGACTTTACGGGATAGAATGAAACTTTAAAATTCAATGTTAGAAATCAGATACGAAAAGGAGAGGATGAGAAAGGCCTGAGTCGAACAAAGTCGTTCtatccttaagacagtatttacACCCTCCTGTTTCTAcagggttgcagcaaacctgaCCTGCCCCCTTTGATCAAACACCGTCAcgtgcgaagtgcaaagtgcgtCACTAAAGCATCACATTATGTCTCACACACACACGTTCGCAAGTGCCCCGTAAATCTTTTCCATAaataacatgtgataataactcataattatatataaaccAAAGGAAAACACTTCTCCGTATCCAATGTGAGACTAACATCTATTATTCTGAAAATTGCAACATTGAGGAACTTTTTAGATAAACTAATGTGAagtttaaattttcaaaatcgagaatgaagaagaacagAGCTTTATTAGAGGCTTGGTAATCATCATCTGGAAGAAGTTATCGTTTTGAAATAGAGGAAGAGAACCCAAATACTCTATTTACctcgaaaaaataaaaaattcagacTAAGACGTCGATCGGGAGAACAGGAATTGATGCCCAGAGAAACACCAAGTGGTGGAAAGATTCTAAGCTTTTGATGGACATTTTGTAAAAGAGAAGGTTGAACGAATGGTTTGTAACAAAAATTGAAGGCAGGCAAAGGTGCTGGCTGGGATGTGATCCAGAAAGTGAAGATAAAAGGAAAGTATATCCCCACAAGAAAGAAAACGTATGAGCagaatcaatcaatcaatcaatcctATCAGCAAATTTTTTACTAAATAGCTTTTCTATTATCATTCTATATATTGAACATGACGTATGAACTTTATTATGAGTTATTGAGCAGAAGAATCATCTATTTTACATACATGAATCTATCAATtactttgaaaattttatttgtttatataaACTATTGAGTCCAAATtaagaaaactaaaagaataTACGATACTATTGATTAATGTTGGAAATGGGTGCCATTAAGGCTGTCTGTTGGTTTCACAATATCAAATCGGATACCATTCAACCTTTTTTACACAATTCAACAAAGAAATCTATTTCACATAAATTGTAAAGTTTATTATGAATTAAATTCAGTTTATATAGATAGatggggaaaaagatctctacttggtggtgtttaaTTCCTACATACGTCCACTCATAGGACATCGTGAGATAACGCGGATCGTTATCGCGTCAAGTACTTGATGCAGTCAAGTGTGTATCGTGCGCTtgggcaccgcccatgtgtgcacggtggggcGGTGCCCAGCCGCACGATGCACACTTGACCACGTCCAGTACTTGACACGATAATAATTCAAGATAACACCTCTGAAATTGcatttttcaaaatcaaaatcaaactaaatTACTTTGATTCGATCTAAACTAACCTAACTGAATTAGTTTGATTCAAACGAAATGATTacgttttgattttgattttccaATTCTCAACTGACATCTTAGCCAAGCTAGGATGACTTAAAAGTTAGAGGATGAATATTTTTATGCTTCACTTCCACAAGAAACACATTGCCAATAGCTAGTCATGGCGAACAAGACATTGGTGACTGTTTTTAAAACTTTTGCTTGCTGTGATCGAACTGTTCAaacattttgttttcttcttattattttttttccttccccgTTTGATACTTAATGTATAGACCAAACAGTTTGATTCAATCAATCTATCTGTCTAAAATATGTTTTTCATCTTCATACATTGAAGTTAAGTTAAAAGTTGGAACTAGCTAGCTAGGGCTTAGGGGAGGGAGGGTTCATGTTCTTTCATCCCCTTGCCCCTGGTATATATTTTTGAAGGATAGGCCACTATTTAATTGTTGAAGAATTCACACAAAATCCCGAAATCCGTTACTTTGCTACACATTCCACAATTTGTTTGAAGAACGTTACTTGGGCGTGTGCGGTAAGCTGATCTTGCGCCAGACACATGgctgggtgaaatgaccaccacgcCCCCATGCATccaggtagtgttctcttttccatttatttatttatgggataaagaatgctacttggtaGCGTGGTTCTTTCGCCTAGATACAGGAGCATGCAAAATTACCGATAGACcctttttgaaattaaaaatctcattcGTATTGATGCCCTTAtgtgtgttctcattggcccccacgttGGTGCAGGGACTACACGACCAACCAGAaatctctttccctttatttatttattttttttttggtgaaacacATAAACCACATTTTATGCTAAGGAAAAAGGCTGGGCACATCGTCAGACTGTCCAACAATGTGTttgtctctctcccacttcctaaTGGAAACGGATCCTATTGCCACTCCCACCTTCAAAATCCTACCAAAAATAGTGAGACTCTTGCATTGTTCACGGAATTCTTGCAACCACTATCTGCTTCTCTGTCGTGCTATGTAGTATCTCCAGTAGATACAAGCCACACTCATACTATAAGACTGATGGTTGGATTACTGTGTTGGGGTTGAGAAACAActctccctagaccccgcagtggcgggagtccccctcccccccccccccccccccccccccacccctccaaTGACCCTCTTCTAGTTGTTGAATCCACTAC harbors:
- the LOC122660448 gene encoding ubiquitin-conjugating enzyme E2-23 kDa-like, translated to MFSLSNRSGSVCLDVINQTWSPMFDLVNIFEVFLPQLLLYPNPSDPLNGEAAAMMTRDREGYERKVKEHCEWYAKADDIQGQQEEASDDEDVNMSSDDEMNVEGI